Part of the Aquimarina sp. MAR_2010_214 genome is shown below.
TTGGAGAAGGATATTGAAATAGCTCCACTTATTTTACTTCCATTAGTTGAAAATGCATTTAAGCATGGAGCAGGAGAGGATAGCGGATCCCCAAAAATTGATATTTCTATTAGTTATCAAGACACTATTTTTACCTTTGTAGTAGCTAATTCTATTGCTAACTCTACACAAGAGGGAGTTAAAGAATCTATCGGACTTAATAACATCAAGCAACAATTGGATTTAATTTACCCCAATGGTTATATCCTTAATATCGACGAAAAAGAAAGCTTATTTACAGTAACTCTAGAACTTACAGTATGAATACATTTACTACAAAGACAAGATGTTTAATTGTTGATGATGAGCCTTTGGCTGTACGACTTATAGAAAAGCACATTTCTCAAATAGAGTCTTTAGAAGTGGTTGCTTCATGTAATAATGCACTAAAAGCTTTTGAGATTTTGAATAATGAAGCTATTGATTTATTGTTTTTGGATGTAAAAATGCCTTCGGTTACAGGGATAGATCTTTTAAAAACAATAAAACATCCTCCTAGTACTATCCTAACAACTGCTTATAGAGATTATGCTCTAGAAGGGTATGACTTGGATATAGTAGATTACATTTTGAAACCTGTGACTTTTGATAGGTTTTTTAAAGCGGTAGAGCGTTATTTCAGAATAAAAAATGGAATTCAGAGAGATACAGAAGCACCTATTAATGCATTAACAGGAGAAGATCCCTATATTCTTATCAAATCAGGAAACAAACATCACAAAATACATTTAAATACCATTCTATATATTGAAAGTTTAAAAGATTATATAAAAATACATACCAATAAGAAATGTATTGTGGCTAAGTATAAAATCGGGGATATAGAACTTGAATTAATAGATAAAGAATTTTTAAGGACACATCGATCTTATATTATTAATCTAAAAAAAGTAACGGCTTTTACAATA
Proteins encoded:
- a CDS encoding LytTR family DNA-binding domain-containing protein, with the translated sequence MNTFTTKTRCLIVDDEPLAVRLIEKHISQIESLEVVASCNNALKAFEILNNEAIDLLFLDVKMPSVTGIDLLKTIKHPPSTILTTAYRDYALEGYDLDIVDYILKPVTFDRFFKAVERYFRIKNGIQRDTEAPINALTGEDPYILIKSGNKHHKIHLNTILYIESLKDYIKIHTNKKCIVAKYKIGDIELELIDKEFLRTHRSYIINLKKVTAFTINDIDIDTVEIPIGVSYRDKVFPFLEKI